From Leptodactylus fuscus isolate aLepFus1 chromosome 11, aLepFus1.hap2, whole genome shotgun sequence, one genomic window encodes:
- the LOC142185555 gene encoding uncharacterized protein LOC142185555, which yields MYTAGTTRVIILGIVLLLSASPVEAQSSIVSTLQSILAAIASAIANLVNQISNILNPTPTPSNTTTSTTTSTSHSSSTTVATSTSNTVTTATSTGTSSTPPHSSVSSTVIPATVTQTVFTSSNTAKTFDTGTTSQLISTSATTQQSTTGATSSGSTLPLSTETSSHLSSSNTPTSLSGQTTSSSASVTATSSSQSSSSNVFTSSTGTQAQSSVTSTVAHTSGSSSQTSSSNIITSSSVGTSVQSTATGSPSTASTGTSSHLSTTNPVTFSSGQTSFSTSGSSSQPSSSNIFTSSVGTSVQSTATGNTATASTETSSHLSTTNPITLSSGQTSFSTSGSSSQPSSSNIFTSSVGTSVQSTATGSPSTASTGASSHLSTTNPVTLSTGQTSFSTSGSSSQPSSSNIFTSSVGTSVQSTATGNTATASTETSSHLSTTNPTTFSSGQTSFSTSGSSSQPSSSNIFTSSVGTSVQSTATGNTATASTETSSHLSTTNPVTLSSGQTSFSTSGSSSQPSSSNIFTSSVGTSIQSTATGSSATASTETSSHLSTTNPTTFSSGQTSFSTSGSSSQPSSSNIFTSSVGTSVQSTATGNTATASTETSSHLSTTNPVTLSSGQTSFSTSGSSSQPSSSNGSTSSSVGTSVQSTATGNTATASTETSSHLSTTNPVTLSSGQTSFSTSGSSSQPSSSNIFTSSVGTSVQSTATGSPSTASTETSSHLSTTNPTTFSSGQTSFSTSGSSSQPSSSSIFTSSVGTSVQSTATGSPSTASTGASSHLSTTNPTTLSTGQTSFSTSGSSSQPSSSNIFTSSVGTSVQSTATGSPSTASTGTSSHISTTNPTTLSTGQTSFSTSGSSSQPSSSNGSTSSSVGTSVQSTATGNTATASTEPSSHLSTSNPVTLSSGQTSFSTSGSSSQPSSSNIFTSSVGTSVQSTATGSTSTASTGTSSHLSTTNPVTLSSSQTSFSTSGSSSQPSSSNIFTSSVGTSVQSTATGNTATASTETSSHISTTNPVTLSTGQTSFSTSISSSQTSSNNGSTSSSVGTSVQSTSTGSPSTASTGTSSHLSTTNPQTLSSAFSGQTSLNTATSSQPSSSNASSTTNSGVSSTTFLNTASSATSPMTSTSMATSSQHPTSISSTQNSNVTHSSLFSSTIMPSSSTSSFSTATNTTPLSTTPTSANSTSATSQSTANTTTKPSAIFTTTVTSTNTTSYIGFYRYFDYCNVNLTGDCNISIYCIQYSDLDIY from the exons ATGTATACCGCGGGGACCACACGAGTGATTATTCTGGGGATTGTACTCTTACTATCTG CGTCCCCCGTCGAGGCGCAGTCTTCAATAGTTTCAACGTTACAAAGTATTCTCGCTGCAATTGCTAGCGCTATAGCAAATTTAGTGAACCAGATATCCAATATATTGAACCCAACCCCTACACCAAGTAATACAACCACAAGCACCACGACCAGCACCAGCCATTCTTCATCTACCACTGTGGCTACTTCCACAAGTAACACTGTGACTACTGCCACCAGTACTGGGACTAGCAGTACACCCCCTCATTCATCGGTCTCTTCTACAGTTATTCCTGCAACAGTAACCCAGACAGTATTCACATCATCAAACACTGCAAAGACCTTTGATACTGGGACAACTAGCCAGCTCATATCTACATCTGCCACAACTCAGCAATCAACTACTGGGGCAACCAGCTCTGGATCCACTTTGCCGTTAAGCACAGAAACAAGTAGTCACCTGTCCTCAAGTAACACTCCAACTTCTCTGAGTGGCCAAACTACATCCAGCAGTGCAAGTGTTACTGCCACAAGTAGTAGCCAATCATCTTCAAGTAATGTGTTTACTTCAAGTACAGGAACTCAAGCGCAGTCATCAGTAACAAGCACGGTGGCTCATACTAGTGGATCTAGTAGCCAGACATCTTCTAGTAACATCATCACTTCCTCCAGTGTTGGAACATCAGTACAATCAACTGCAACAGGCAGTCCATCAACAGCAAGTACTGGAACCAGTAGTCATCTATCAACAACAAACCCTGTGACATTCTCTAGTGGCCAAACCTCATTCAGTACTAGTGGATCTAGTAGCCAGCCTTCCTCTAGTAACATCTTTACTTCAAGTGTTGGAACATCAGTACAATCAACTGCAACTGGCAACACAGCAACAGCAAGTACTGAAACCAGTAGTCATCTATCAACAACCAACCCTATAACATTGTCTAGTGGCCAAACCTCATTCAGTACTAGCGGATCTAGTAGCCAGCCTTCCTCTAGTAACATCTTCACTTCAAGTGTCGGAACATCAGTACAATCAACTGCAACTGGCAGCCCATCAACAGCAAGTACTGGAGCCAGTAGTCATCTATCAACAACCAACCCTGTGACATTGTCTACTGGCCAAACCTCGTTCAGTACTAGTGGATCTAGTAGCCAGCCTTCCTCTAGTAACATCTTCACTTCAAGTGTCGGAACATCAGTACAATCAACTGCAACTGGCAACACAGCAACCGCAAGTACTGAAACCAGTAGTCATCTATCAACAACCAACCCTACCACTTTCTCTAGTGGCCAAACTTCATTCAGTACTAGTGGATCCAGTAGCCAGCCATCTTCCAGTAACATCTTCACTTCAAGTGTCGGAACATCAGTACAATCAACTGCAACTGGCAACACAGCAACAGCAAGTACTGAAACCAGTAGTCATCTATCAACAACCAACCCTGTCACATTGTCTAGTGGCCAAACCTCGTTCAGTACTAGCGGATCTAGTAGCCAGCCTTCCTCTAGTAACATCTTCACTTCAAGTGTTGGAACATCAATACAATCAACTGCAACTGGGAGCTCAGCAACAGCAAGTACTGAAACCAGTAGTCATCTATCAACAACCAACCCTACGACTTTCTCTAGTGGTCAAACTTCATTCAGTACTAGTGGATCTAGTAGCCAGCCATCTTCCAGTAACATCTTCACTTCAAGTGTTGGAACATCAGTACAATCAACTGCAACTGGCAACACAGCAACAGCAAGTACTGAAACCAGTAGTCATCTATCAACAACAAACCCTGTGACATTGTCTAGTGGCCAAACCTCGTTCAGTACTAGTGGATCTAGTAGCCAGCCATCTTCTAGTAATGGGTCCACTTCCTCAAGTGTCGGAACATCAGTACAATCAACTGCAACTGGCAACACAGCAACAGCAAGTACTGAAACCAGTAGTCATCTGTCAACAACCAACCCTGTGACATTGTCTAGTGGCCAAACCTCATTCAGTACTAGCGGATCTAGTAGCCAGCCTTCCTCTAGTAACATCTTCACTTCAAGTGTCGGAACATCAGTACAATCAACTGCAACTGGCAGCCCATCAACAGCAAGTACTGAAACCAGTAGTCATCTTTCAACAACCAACCCTACGACTTTCTCTAGTGGCCAAACTTCATTCAGTACTAGCGGATCTAGTAGCCAGCCTTCCTCTAGTAGCATCTTCACTTCAAGTGTCGGAACATCAGTACAATCAACTGCAACTGGCAGCCCATCAACAGCAAGTACTGGAGCCAGTAGTCATCTATCAACAACCAACCCTACGACATTGTCTACTGGCCAAACCTCATTCAGTACTAGTGGATCTAGTAGCCAGCCATCTTCTAGTAACATCTTCACTTCAAGTGTCGGAACATCAGTACAATCAACTGCAACTGGCAGCCCATCAACAGCAAGTACTGGAACCAGTAGTCATATATCAACAACCAACCCTACGACATTGTCTACTGGCCAAACTTCATTCAGTACTAGCGGATCTAGTAGCCAGCCATCTTCTAGTAATGGGTCAACTTCCTCAAGTGTCGGAACATCAGTACAATCAACTGCAACTGGCAACACAGCAACAGCAAGTACTGAACCCAGTAGTCATCTATCAACATCCAACCCTGTGACATTGTCTAGTGGCCAAACTTCATTCAGTACTAGTGGATCTAGTAGCCAGCCATCTTCCAGTAACATCTTCACTTCAAGTGTCGGAACATCAGTACAATCAACTGCAACTGGCAGCACATCAACAGCAAGTACTGGAACCAGTAGTCATTTATCAACAACCAACCCTGTCACATTGTCTAGTAGCCAAACCTCGTTCAGTACTAGCGGATCTAGTAGCCAGCCTTCCTCTAGTAACATCTTCACTTCAAGTGTTGGAACATCAGTACAATCAACTGCAACTGGCAACACAGCAACCGCAAGTACTGAAACCAGTAGTCATATATCAACAACCAACCCTGTGACATTGTCTACTGGCCAAACCTCGTTCAGTACTAGCATATCTAGTAGCCAGACATCTTCTAATAATGGATCCACTTCCTCAAGTGTTGGAACATCAGTACAATCAACTTCAACTGGCAGCCCATCAACAGCAAGTACTGGAACCAGTAGTCATCTATCAACAACCAACCCACAGACACTCTCTAGTGCTTTTAGTGGTCAAACATCACTTAATACTGCAACTTCTAGCCAGCCATCCTCAAGCAATGCCAGTTCAACAACAAACAGCGGAGTTTCTTCGACTACTTTCCTGAATACTGCATCATCAGCCACCAGCCCAATGACATCTACTTCAATGGCAACCAGTTCCCAGCATCCAACCTCCATATCCTCTACCCAGAATTCTAATGTTACCCATAGTTCCCTGTTTAGCAGCACTATAATGCCTTCATCCAGTACATCATCTTTTTCTACTGCAACCAATACCACTCCACTGTCTACTACACCAACCAGTGCAAATTCAACCAGTGCAACATCCCAAAGTACTGCAAATACCACAACTAAACCTTCTGCTATTTTTACAACTACTGTAACCAGCACAAACACGACTTCCTACATTGGG TTCTATCGCTACTTTGACTACTGCAACGTCAACCTCACCGGGGACTGCAACATCTCCATCTACTGCATCCAGTATTCAGACCTCGACATTTACTAG
- the LOC142185556 gene encoding uncharacterized protein LOC142185556, which translates to MPTQPHKSPVVSLTTPNNATTPHSTKTTVLKTSTPSTTTTGTSVSTASNVQNSTFTSTIPSSTSTTSSTTVTTSTKPTDSTTITHANSTSQSTVASSTASTQNPTSTTTPKTVTSPSTASNILNSTTKSPVVSLTTPNNATTPHSTETTALKSSTPSTTTTGTSVSTASNVQNSTFTSTIPSSTSTTSSTTVTTSTKPSTNSTASTAITHANSTSQSTVASSTASTQNPTSTTTPKTVTSPSTAPTIHNSTTISPVVSSTRPSNATTAHSTETTTVRLSTPSTIVPSSTTIKTGTSSTTSTSSSTSMSTTNTTSSSTTTLTTTKSTSSSTLTIHSTGTTQNPSNTTTSTTTKSSTVTTPLTSSSHLTSNTTTSVTTKPTSVSTATTTTTATSSKASTTSNSTTSATTSTTSTSPSTTTTTNHSTNSLSTVRTTTKPSTSSSTITPPTSISTPTSTTTSTSKSTSTTTTVPPTSLSSSSSTTTTAATSAQPKTSSTLVSSSSGTSQQPSSVFSTITTNSTTSATPVIPDWGIILISLAVILGAVAIMGAIFGVLYCITNTFRTTYNVNV; encoded by the exons ATGCCAACTCAACCTCACAAA AGTCCTGTAGTATCTTTGACAACACCAAACAATGCCACAACACCTCATTCTACCAAAACTACAGTACTAAAAACATCTACACCCTCAACCACTACAACTGGTACATCTGTATCTACTGCATCCAATGTTCAGAACTCTACTTTTACCAGTACGATACCAAGCTCAACCAGTACAACATCCAGTACTACTGTAACAACCTCAACAAAACCTACAGATTCAACCACTATAACCCATGCCAACTCAACCTCACAAAGTACTGTGGCATCTTCAACAGCCAGTACCCAAAATCCAACCTCAACGACTACACCCAAAACAGTAACATCTCCTTCTACTGCCTCCAATATTCTAAACTCTACAACTAAGAGCCCTGTAGTATCTTTGACAACACCAAACAATGCCACAACACCTCATTCTACCGAAACTACTGCACTAAAATCATCTACACCCTCAACCACTACAACTGGTACATCTGTATCTACTGCATCCAATGTTCAGAACTCTACATTTACCAGTACGATACCAAGCTCAACGAGTACAACCTCCAGTACTACTGTAACAACCTCAACAAAACCTTCTACTAATTCTACAGCTTCAACCGCTATAACCCATGCCAACTCAACCTCACAAAGTACTGTGGCATCTTCAACAGCCAGTACCCAAAATCCAACCTCAACGACTACACCCAAAACAGTAACATCTCCTTCTACCGCACCCACTATTCACAACTCTACAACTATAAGCCCAGTCGTATCTTCTACAAGACCAAGCAATGCTACAACAGCTCATAGTACTGAAACTACCACAGTGAGACTTTCTACCCCATCCACTATTGTGCCATCTTCTACCACTATTAAAACTGGAACTTCCTCAACTACTTCAACATCATCAAGTACATCGATGTCTACCACTAACACCACTTCCAGTTCAACCACTACGTTGACCACTACAAAGTCAACTTCATCCAGTACGTTGACAATCCACTCTACTGGTACCACTCAGAATCCATCCAATACTACAACTTCAACCACTACGAAGTCAAGCACTGTGACAACCCCCCTCACTAGTAGTAGTCATCTTACCTCTAATACTACTACTTCAGTCACCACAAAACCTACCTCAGTCAGCACAGCCACCACAACTACCACAGCCACCAGCAGCAAGGCATCTACCACCAGTAATTCAACAACTTCTGCTACTACTTCAACCACTTCCACATCTCCAtcaaccactacaactaccaaccACAGTACTAATAGTCTGTCGACTGTAAGGACAACTACTAAGCCTTCCACCTCTTCATCCACCATTACCCCTCCAACAAGTATATCTACACCAACATCTACTACGACATCTACTTCAAAGTCAACATCAACAACTACAACAGTTCCACCGACCTCCCTCAGTAGCAGTAGCAGTACAACAACAACTGCTGCAACCAGTGCACAACCTAAAACGTCCAGTACACTGGTGTCGTCTTCAAGTGGTACCAGTCAACAACCATCAAGCGTATTCTCAACAATAACCACCAATTCCACAA CTTCGGCCACACCTGTTATTCCTGACTGGGGCATCATCCTTATATCTCTTGCCGTTATCCTTGGCGCAGTTGCAATCATGGGTGCTATCTTTGGG GTATTGTACTGCATAACAAACACCTTCCGAACAACCTACAACGTCAATGTCTAA